Within the Gracilinema caldarium DSM 7334 genome, the region AAAATAGGTGGTGCCATTCCAAGTTGTGTTTGGCGGATTGTAGTATAGATTAACCATAATACCACCTTTATCACCGATAAAATCGGTTCCCAGCTGAACTACATTGATGTCATAAAGCGCAGCCCGATTATTGTCAGTATTAAGCGCAAGCGAGGTAAAGGTAAACAAGTCCCAGTTTTCATATATTTTAATTTCGCTTGTTCCGTCCCAATACTGCGCAAGACCATAGCCTTCCGAGTTGTTAACATAGGCAAATTGTGGAGTGTTTCCGCTCATTGCCATGGAAGGATATACAGCGTTTTTCGCACGCGGAGCAGATGCGTTAAGCCTTAGCGGATTGTAGTCCCAGACTGATAAATATACATCATCATTGAGAGAAGTTTGCAGGAGCGGAGTAACCATGGCATTGGTGGGTAGAGTGTCGTTGTTGATGCTGTTCAAGCTTGGAATTCCGTTTGCTATTATTGTCAGGTATCCGCTTCCTCCTGTGGCAAGTGTTACTGTAAGTTCCCGGTTCGCGGTAACTATTACAGCGGTCAATCCTGTTCCCTGTTTTGTTGTGTAAGTCGCGTCATAGGCGTCAGGATCTTTGGAAATGCGGATATCACTTAAGGCTCCAGTAAGAGTAGTCGGCGCGAGATTAAAGCCCTTTACTGTGATTGTTTCATAACTTGCGGTGCCTGTTGTCTTAACCCATACCGGGTATTTACCGTCAGCGCTTCTGTTGTAGTCGCTGCCGAGCAAAGTGTTGAGGAGCGTTACTACATCGGTAATATACGGCACCACATCCACTTTCATAATGTTAAAGCCGCCGGTAAGGCTTGTTGTATCATTAGGGCTGGTCGGGGTTTGTATAGAACTATTGGGAGACCCTGCCTTTGCATCTTCAGCCCGGACCCGGATGCGCACATTGCTCCTGGCTACCCCATTTACCGTGCTACTATCCCACTCGAATTTCCAGCTTACAGTATGCCCTGACTCCAGGCTCAGACTCTGACTGGTGGCACTCCAGGTTCCCAGGGTATTTGTTCTGGCCACGAGCCCATTGTTGCTGCTACTGAATTCTGCAACCTGTTGTTCTTCAGTGCCATCAACCACACCATTTCCATTTAAATCGATCCATATATAGAGGGCAGAAATCCGCTGGTTGTCAGAGGCTTCACCACTGAACACAATGGTCCCACTTACGTCCGCATCGTTACCAAAGACTTCGTTGGTCTTGTTAAAGCCTGAGTTCTGATTATCCCAGGGGCTCTGGTCCCAGGGTTCTATATGGCCCTTCCATACAGATCGATCACTGGCATTGTAGTCCTTTACATCAGTTGCGGACAGTTGGTTCAGTCTCGCCGTTGGGGCCACCTCGTCCACGTTATCGATGGTAAGGCCCACGGTAATGGTACCACTCAGCTCATCAGTGGGGTCACCATCATCGCTGGTGGTACTATCATAGACCAGTATAGTAAATGTACGGTCATTTGAACTGCTACTATCAACAAAGCCACTTGTATCTATTGTAACCTCACTAGAAGTTAAGTTGCTGTTGTATTCAGTTACGCCATATTTTACGGAGTAGCGTATAGTTCCATTTCCGCCGGTAGAATTTATCTTAAAGTAAAGTTTATTGCCTCGAGCGGTAAAGTTCGTGGCACCATAACCATTTGAGATGGGGCTGGTCTGTTCGTTCGCATCAAGCACATCCCCGTCTCCATTCAGATCAGTACCAAGTACGATGGATGTAATAATTGGCTTATGATTGGCCACATAGGCATTGGTCGAACCGCTCACATTATTCCCCGCAAAGTCGTAGGCTACATAGTGAACTTCTACCTTGCCATCTGCTACTAAGGTTGAATTGAACTGGGCCGCCCATTGGTAAGATCCTCCGCTAATGGTAAGCCACTCTGCATAGCCGTCCTTATCACCAGCAGAACCGCTGTCGTTACCATCTTCCAGGCGGTTATCAATAACAATTCGGTAATCATCGTAAGTAGGATCATTAAGATCAAGGACTCCGCTAAAGGGAAGCGTTGCAACTCCGGTTCCTTTAAGACGAAGTACACTCGTACCCTGTTGCAGGTAGACCACTACCTGCTTAATGCCGGAGATCACGCCTGTATCCTTCACCGTACCTTGGACTTCTGCCTGGCTCCCAATGATTTCTGTGCCAGCCGTATAGGTCAGATTCGTGGGCTGAATATTATCCACATTAAAACTGAGACTCTGGATACTGTGGAAACCGCTCGTATCGATGGCATCAAAGGCTACAGCCATAATTCCAGATGAATTGGGGAAGAGCCCTGCTTCAGTTGTATTAATCGGGACTTCGATCCGGTAGGTCTGGTAGCCCGCCACATAGCCAGGTTCTCCGCTATTCACCAGTACTGCCCGGGGTCCGCCAGCAGGGGCTCCAATTAGTTCCTGACTGGAAATTCGGGGACCTTCGTGCTTAAAGATGATACTCTGCAAGCCGCTTTCGTCCCGTACATAACCAGTGATAGTAAAACTTCCACCCACGGTACTATTCGTTTCATGGGAGAGGTCAGCGTATTGCGGTACCGTCTTATCAAAGGTGATGGTCCGGATTACTTCGATTCCGGGGATTCCATCGCCAGGAGTAGTCTTATAGTCCCAGGCCCGTACCTTAAATTTGATGGTCTTCGTTGTTGCGGTGCCCGTTGGGTTGAATTCTCCATAGAGATTGATGGTCTGGTACCAGCTTGTGGTTCCATTCACCACATACCAGGCAGTAGTGGAACTATCATTTTCATCTACCGAGGGCGGGTTAAAGCCAGAGATACTGGGCCACTTATCATCCACGTCGGTAAAGTCCCCATCGTTGTTTATATCAAAGGCAATCTGAACCTTCCAGATGGACTGTCCGTCCTGGGCAATACCAAAGATCCGTTTGTAACCACCAACCGTAGCACCATCGTCGGGATCCAAAATAGTTACCTCAGGCCGGTCACGGTTGGGATCAATTTCCAGGGTATAGGAGGATACATAGGCAATATTTCCAGTCCCAGACAAACCTGCGGTATCCTCCGCCCGGATATATACTTTCATCCGCCAAATGTTAAGCCATGTTTCACCAGCATCCTGAATACCATCCCCATCAGTGTCTCCAATATCAACCGCATAGGTGGTATTGGCATAGGCATTGATGTTATTGAAGGTATAGGACCAGCTTACCGTTCCAGTAGCAGGATACCAGGGGCTACCCTCATAGTTCGTTTCGTTTACAGTCTTACCAATTCCTATTTTAATATTCCGAACTTGAGTCGTAGCATCTTCCGCACTTCCCCGGATGGTTACCTTACCGTAGACACTGCTTAATTCCACAGGATCGATGATGGACACCACAGGTCCCGTAGTATCTACCACAACAGTTCGGCTCACCAGTGTTGTCCGACCCGCCGCGTCGGTAATACGGGCATATATAGTTCGTGTCCCGTCTGGTATAGTAGTGAAGGTATAAGACCAGGTACCACTGATACTGCCTGAACCATTCGACATGGTAGCAAGGACAGTACCACTGGTAAAGTCGGTAGAATCGATTTTAAGTTCTACCTTTGATACACCATTTTCATCTCCGTAGGTTCCTGTGAACACGAGTTCACTGGCCTTAAGTTTGCTGTTTGCATCAGGGGCAGTGAAGGTGCCATCAGGGGCTTCCCGGTCAACCTTAAAGGTAGCGGCAGAACTCAATCCCGTAATAGCGGGACTTGAGGTATCGGTAACCCGGACAATGAGGGTATAGGTACCATCATTTGCTCCAAGGTCGTAGTTCCAGTTCGCCGTAGTACCCCATCCTCCTGTGGGCGCTGTAAGGCTTATCCAGCTTATACCATTATCGGTACTGACCTCGACAGATGCAATTCCATCATCATCGCTGGCAGTTCCATAGACCTTTGAATCAGAAAGGAACGTATTTTGTTGGGTAGTAAAGCTTATTTGAGGCACATCGGTACTCTGATCTATGCGGAAGGTCCGATCAACATTGGTGTTATTACCTGCCACATCGGTTACAATGAGTCTAAGGGTTATTTCATAGAGGCTGCCGCTTATAAGGGTTGCGTAGGTAGTCTCATCATAATTTCGGGTATCAAAGCTGAGGGTCCACTCGGTAGTGCCGGTAGGTGAACCAAGATTCGCAACCTCAGCACCACCCTTCACAATGGCAAGCCGAAGGGCCTGAACACCATAGTTATCGGTACTGGTCCCTGAAAGGGTGATGATGTTGTTAGTTGTGCTTCCTACTCCAGGGCTGGTAAAGCTTCCTGTAGGGGCAGTCCGGTCTACCGTATAGGCATAGCTTTCCTGCCGTTTATTGCCCGCATTATCTTCTGTCTCGAGGGTAACCTGATAGATACCGGTACCACTTGCAGTGGGGATAAGGTTGGTATTAAAGGAAGTACTTGGGGTATTGGGATTCGTAAGAGTACAGGGGGTCCAGTTTACCACCACTGTAGCACCATCTTTAACGACCTTATATCGAACCGCTGCTACCGTACCAGTTGTATCAGTAGCAGTTCCGCTTACCATGAAATCTGCGTTTCGATACCCTGTCGTTGCAGGACTAATACCACTTATGGTTGGAGCACCCGCATCCTGGGTAAAGGCAATGGTTTTGGTGTTAACCTTTCCGTTAATATCGGATATCTTAATCTGCAGGATCTTTGCACCATCAATACTGTTAGTAAAGGAAAAACTACTGAGGGTCTTACTGGTACTGGAACCAGAAAGGTTTGAAGCGGGTATCTGGGTCCAGTCAGGGGACCAGGTAGTTCCATTATCTGCACTAAGCCGATAGTAAAGTGTCTCAGAATTAAGCCCATCATCATCGGTAAGGGTACCGCTAATGGTGATGGTTTGACTTGCTACGGTAGCACCTTCAGCGGGACTACCAATGGTAAGTTCCGGTTTATCCGTGTCCTGATCTACCCTGATGGTATAGGTGGCTATACCACTGTTTCCAGCCTTATCGATGCCCCTGACCTCTACGGTTAGATCGGCTTTATCAGAGTATGCAGTTGTATCAACTGTAAACGTAAAGGTCGTGTAGGGATCGGATCCCACCGGTTGCCATGAACCACCACCAACCCGATAGAAAAGAGATCCAAGGCCATTGGTGTCGCTGGCAGATCCGGAAAAGGTCATAAGGCCATTTCCATAGACTGTCCCACTCAGATTGATGTACGGCGCAGGTTGATTAAAACTTACTACCGGTGATGTAGTATCAATGGTGATTGTTTTTGTTACCGATGAGGGCTTATTTGCTTTATCGAATACAGTGAAACGATACTCGTAAATGCCATCGGATAGTCCCGTGATATTTCGGTTATAGTTCCAATCGCCGGTTCCACTGTTGTACTCAGCAGTTCCAATATCGGTAAAGTTTATATTACCGGGCTTTTTCTCAGCCACCGTTATGTGATCCACCAGGTAATCATCACTTGCAGTCCCGGTAAAGGTTATTGCAGCATTAGCCAGGTTCCCCGAAGGGGTATTCAAAGTAATTACTGGGGTATTTTGATCAATTCCAAAGATCAATTCTGTTTGGTCAGAAATATTGCCAGCCTTATCGACAGCTTTTACAAAGAGCTTCTTTTCACCGACGCCAAGACCAGTCAGATTTATTGTATCACTCCAACTTTCCTTCCCATTGGCAGGGGTCCAGCTCCCTAGATCTGCAGGTGGTGTAAAACCTGTGACTGGTCCAATAACATAGTACACAGTACCAATACCCGCAGAGCCCACATCGCTTGCGGTACCTTTAATTTCATAGGTAGATCCGAAAAGCCATGTATTACCAGGATTCGTTATGCTTGGGGCAACGGGCTTTTGGGTATCCCTGCTTACCTTACGTACTACACTGGTGCTCCGATTGGCCACATCGGTAACTGTTATGGTGTATATAAACGACCCTTCTTCAGGTAATGTAATGTTAGCGGCAGACCAAGTTTTCGTAGTAGTACCTGAACCTAAGGTCACTGGTATATCAACTGTAGTTGTACCCCCTTCTTTTTTCTGGGTAATAGAAACCGAAGCTACTCCATTGGTATCAACGGCAGTTCCACCAAGGGAAAAACTTGAAGTACGGTATTCGGTAGTATCATCGTTAAACACAGAACCATCAATTGTAATATTTGTGATAGTAGGTACATTCTGATCTACCATTAGGGTTATACTTTTTACAGAGCTTAGGTTCCCCGCATTGTCAATCGCTTGGGCTTCAATAGTGTGAAGGCCTTCACTTAATCCACTATCATCGCCTGCACCGTCCGTATCTAAATCGAGGGTAGCAAGCCAATTGGTAGTACCTAGCACATCCTCTTGCCAGGTTCCTCCATCAACTCGATAGCGAATTTTTTGTATGCCACTACCTCCGGTACTGTCACTGCTTGTACCGGCAACTGTAACAGTTAGTCCGGCAACAAAGGAACCAGGATTAGTAATTGATACTGTTGGTGCTATAGTATCAATCCATACCGTTACAGCACTGCTCTGATTTTTTCGCCCAAACTTATCCGTGGCCCGGACCACCAGGGTCTTTTCGCCGTTATTGCTTGCGGCGGTAATTGTCTTCGTCCAGGCTTTATTCTCACCAGGATCTGCAGTTATGTTAAAGTTCTCCCAAGTGGTCCCGTTATCAAAGCTGAACTCGACCTTGCTGATACCGTTCGCATCTAGAACCGTACCCTGCACGGTGAAGTCCCCATTCCGGTAGGGGCCAACAGCATTATCGTCGGTCGCCTTCGGATTAAACACTACCGTTGGCACCGCGGTATCATAGGCAAACCATATCGGCGTCATGGATGCATTGTGTTCGCCATCAGCTGTATCCGCTACATCAATATAAAAACGGTAGGTGCCTTCAGATAGAACACTTACGTCTGGATCACTTATATCTAAAGAAAAGCTCTTAGTAAGATTAGAACCAGCGAGATCAAGGCTTATTGCTTCACCTGAATCGGTAAAGTCTCCATCCTTATTTTTATCTATATACAACGTCGCAGTATCAGGTAGCCCGTCGTCATCCGTAATGGTTCCAGAGATCTTTCCGCCCGAAACTAGAAGATTCTTAATAGTAATCGGATTAGTTGTAGTGTCTCTAATTTTATCTTCCGTTATTACAGTCGGGTCCACCGACGTAAAGGTTACCACCGGCTTATCCGTACTCTGGTCTACCACAAACTGCTGGGCTGCGGCATGTCCTTCGTTCCCCGCCTTATCCTTCGCCACTACCCACAGGTAGTAGGTTGTACCATCGGTCAAGGTCGTAGTGTCGATACTCTGCCCGGCAAGCACCTGCACAATGGCTCCACCTACCGTCGCATCATAGGCCGGCGCATTGCTGCCATTGGTACTGATGAAATATTTCACGCCCTCAACACCATAGAGGTCCCCGGCTATGGCATTAAAGGTAACAGTTTTATTCACCTTGTTTGCTGTAGCATATTTATTAAAACTAGTAATTTCCACATTGGGCGGGGTGGTGTCATAATATACAGAACGGAGTAACGTTGCCGTTTTCCCGCCTACTGTTGTAAGTACTGCCTGGTATTTATACAATCCCTCCGTTGCTACCCCATAAGGTAAAGATCCACTTTTTTTATTAGTAAAGTTTGAAGCAGGAAGACCAGCAGTAATCGTTTCATTCGGGGTTGATGGGAACAGCTCACTTCCCTTTGCCTGATAAATTTCTATTTTTGCAATCTGTGTTGAGTGACTGCCATCAAAACTCATGGTAAAAGGAGCATTCCTAAACATGTTATTTGCATCAATGCTGGTTTCTTCGAAATAAGGAGCTTCAGCATCGATCATAAGTTCGAAGAAATTGGTATGGCCTGTAGTATTCTGATCTGTTTTTGCATACATCTTTAACTTATATTTTGCTGGTGGCAAATCTGAACCTGCGTTATCGACGAGTGCAAAAGAAAAGTTTACCGAATTGCCAATAGAAAGCAAGGTAACATGGGCATCATTTCCTAAAAGGGTACTGATGAGATGTTCATTATAGTCATAAATTTCTATCTTTATTGAATCTGCATCATATTTATCGATAGCGCCGGTGTCTGCAGGAGGCGTAACAATACCGCTCACCTTGGATTTTGGAGGTAGCAGATTTTTTTCCGCATCTTTTAAAACATCAATATTAGTGAACTGAAAATCAATCTGTGGTTCAGCTTCATAGATAAAGCTTCCAAAATTGGGGACGGAGGATAATCGTTTTTTAGATAAAGTTGCTGCAGTTATACCCGATGTTGCACCTTTAATCCCAAGCTGATCAATTTTACCAATCTCATCCATGGCGGGGAAATAGGCATTGGGGTTTACATCATTTTTTGATTCCAATATATCAACACGGTGATAGTAATAGGTATTACTATTGCCTGCGGCATCAGTAACAGCAACATTATAATAATAGGTTTCGTTGTCTTGGAGACCAGCTATTTTATCTTTCAGTTCAAACCGAGTAGTCCAGGTATTGGTCCCATCTGCAGTTACTGGTCCAGCAAGGATAGAACCATCTGCTTTTAACAATGATACTTTTACGTCTTTCACAGTGGTAGCATCATACACTTCACCTTTAACATCAATTGCATCGGTGTATTGGGATCCAGTTTTGCTCAAGGGGCTTGTAACTAATACGGTGGGAGGAATCGTATCGATTATTACTGAAGTAAACGTATTCTGGGTTTTACCTTTTCCATCAGAAACGGTTACATCAATAGTATATTGTCCATCATTGAGTGCATCTGAGGGGTCCGATGCTTTTTTTGTCGTAAAGGTGCTACTCCAATTGCCATTTGTATTCGGTGTAACCGTTGTAGTTTTAACTACGTTTCCTGAGGTATCTTTTACACGGATGGTAAGGCTTGTAATACCATTATCATCGCTTGCTGTACCGGATACGGAAAAGGATTCTCCATTAACATAGCTATTCGGTGTAGGTGCTATAATTTTAGCTAAGGGCGGTTCCAAGTCTACCTTAGCGCCAAGCCCTGCAGTAAAAAGATCACAGCTGGCAATAAAGAGTGCCAACATGGCCAGCGAAGTGAAAGAAAGAACTTTACGTACATGCATATAATCTCCCAATAAAGACACCTACTAATACATAGCAATATTCGTGCCAATAATAAAAAACAAGAATCATGCTAAAGTAATGTTATTTATTATATCGGAAGATTTTACAAAAATGTAAAAATTAACAAGTTTAGAGAATTTTATGAATATTCGACAATATTGGCGAAATTTAACCAACAGGGCGAAATGCTAACCTTAGTCCTTATGGACGTTTTTCGTCTCTGTTAGAAAGATTGGTTTTCGTAAATACAAATCGCGTCGAAAGTGCATCCAGAGCATCCCGAAAGGCTTTTTCTGCACTGGCAACCTGCCAGGTAGAATACAGAACATCTGCATAACCATTCAGCATATCAATTCTAGACTTTTGTCCAAAATGAGCAAGGGTCTCTATTTGTTTATATACTATTTTTGCTGATTCATACGCTGTTATCGTTTTCTTCCAACTGTCTAAAAGTCGATTGAGTTCTCGTACCTTTTGTTCATATTCCTGTAAAACTGTCTGACTAGTAAGCTGAACTTTTTTTTCCTTAATCGCAGCTAAATTTGTTGCAATCCGAGCTTCTTCCCAATAAAGCAAATCCATCGGTACTTTTAGCGAAGCCGAAGCTGACCAGCTCTTAGCAGTTGGTGATAGGGTACCTTTTAAGGTAATATCAGGTTTTGGTTGAGCAGTCCGTGCATCAATCTGACTCGATTCAGCATCCAAAGTGGCTGTTACATAGGTATCGTTTATTGAAAGATAGGTCGACCTATCCATAATGTCATGTAAAAGGAATTCGGATATTTCTGGTTCAGAATTACTAAGTTGTTCTAAATCAGGAATTTCCGATTCATCAATACCTAAATATTGGGCTATGGATTGATGAACGGTTTGATACTTTGCAACCGCTGTTTCATATTCTAACCGAGCTTGGGTCATGGTAACTAGAGAATCGAGCAATTCTGCCTGAGAAGCATCCCCCTGAGTAGAAAGAACCTGGGTTTGCTCATATTCGGCTGTAGCGGCTTGTAATTCCGCTTCTCTATAGGCTGCTTCCTTTTTACTCACTAACAAAGACCGTAGGAGAGCTCGGAAGTCTAATACCGCTGTTCGGAGGGTACTCCTATAGGTCTGAAGGCTCGAGCGATAGTCTATGGTTGCCTTCGAATTTGATTGGGCTAAGGGAGTAATTGTAGCGGAAAGATTCGATGTAAGGTTTCCCTCATCGGTAAAGGTACTTGTTGCGCCTAAAGCAAACCAGTACGTCAAAGGAACTACAAGATTTCCTCCAAAGGTCGTTCCTTCAGTTGTACTCGTTTCGGTAGTAGTACTAAAAGCATCAGAAATAGTTGTCGTTAATTCTAATGAACTGGAACGCCACGCTGGCTCTGCCTTAAGCTGAGCCGCTTTATTTTGTATAGTTAATTCAGCTTTGGCAACATCAAGATTTTGTGCAACAGCCCGTGATACAAGATCGTCCAATGTATCAAAGGCAAAAAGTTCTGGAATTTGAAGTAAAAAGAAACTAAGCAAAAGGACAATACCCAGCTGTATGTTTATCTTCATAACCTATTCCTTTAAGCCATCGACAATTGATGCAGAAGCGGACTTCATTGCCGGAAGGAAGGAGAACAATCCCGAAAGCAATACCGCAATCACCGGAGCCAAGAGACTTCGCGGCTCAAAGAGCGATGCGGTCAAATCGGTACCATTCATCTGAAGTGCTTCAAGAAAAGGATGTAAGTAATTCTTACTAAAACCTTGTATTACAAGGGACAGACCAAAACCAATGATACCCCCCAAAACAGTGAGTTTAAGGCTATTTATTATAAGTTCCAGGGTAACCTTGAAAATGGTATTTCCCAACGCTCGCTTTATAGCCATTTCCCGTCGTCGTTCTGCAGCTTCAGCCATCATGCTTGAAACAACACCAAAGGCTGCGACAATTAAAATGGCAAGACCAAAGAGTTCTGTAATAAGGGACAATCCCTGAAGGGAAGACCTAACCTGTTCCACTGACGAGGCTCCTCCCCGTTCTAGAGACCCCTCCCATACAGCGATTTTTACAGTCTCTAGTTTTTTTGTCTGACTCAGGTAACTGCGTAACCCTGCGGTAATCCCTTCCAGGGGACGGACATCTACCGTGCGCCCTACAAAGGTCCTGGCAAAGGGCATGATGGGGATATCAGCAGGGAACATGACCGTATAGGGTACAATATAATCGGGCACTCCATAGACATCTCGCTCAAAAGCGGTCACATCCCTAAAAACTCCTACAATAGTATAGGAATCATAGGAAGATTCAACCCGATTTGGGGTGCCTCCAACCTGCCGTTGCACGAAAATATTCCGGTCTCCCCGAAAGGTTTTTCCTACCGCATGCTGACTGGAACCATAAAGAAGTGTAGCAGCCCGCTCAGACAATACGGCTACCCGGGATCGATTGGTAACATCAGAGGCAGCAAAGAAACTACCCGCCGCAAACCTGAGACCCATGATATCTGCATATTGTTCATCGGAACCTAGCACAGTACCAGGACGATAGGCAACTCCGGAAACCTCTATTTGCCGCCAGGGCAATTGATTAATAATGGAAACTGCCTTAAACCCCACATTTGCATCCAAGAAAGTCTGTTTATCTTGGGGAATCAAAACAAGGGGAGTTTGCCAATCAAGGGAAGCATCGGCTTCCAGGTTAGCATTGGCTATGATAACTCTCCGTCCACTACTCTGAACTGCTACCGTAACAAGCCGGTCCAATTGGGCAGAAATAGCATAGGAAAGGGCTAACGCAGCGGTTCCTACAATAACCACTAAAACGAGAAGAAACCGACGGAACGTATGACCGGAAATTGATAAAGACATATTCATGGAATTCTTCCTTATTCCTCACGTAGTGCATCGACAATGTCTGTATTGGCAGCCGTAAAAGCCGCAGGAACAGCAAAAAGACAGGCAATGACGATTGCCATAACCGAAACCTCGAAAGAAAGATCAAATCGTTGCGGTAATACCATCCCCCGAAGCTGACTTTTTTCCAAAATACTTTGCACAATTTTGGCAATTGGAAAA harbors:
- a CDS encoding ABC transporter permease yields the protein MNMSLSISGHTFRRFLLVLVVIVGTAALALSYAISAQLDRLVTVAVQSSGRRVIIANANLEADASLDWQTPLVLIPQDKQTFLDANVGFKAVSIINQLPWRQIEVSGVAYRPGTVLGSDEQYADIMGLRFAAGSFFAASDVTNRSRVAVLSERAATLLYGSSQHAVGKTFRGDRNIFVQRQVGGTPNRVESSYDSYTIVGVFRDVTAFERDVYGVPDYIVPYTVMFPADIPIMPFARTFVGRTVDVRPLEGITAGLRSYLSQTKKLETVKIAVWEGSLERGGASSVEQVRSSLQGLSLITELFGLAILIVAAFGVVSSMMAEAAERRREMAIKRALGNTIFKVTLELIINSLKLTVLGGIIGFGLSLVIQGFSKNYLHPFLEALQMNGTDLTASLFEPRSLLAPVIAVLLSGLFSFLPAMKSASASIVDGLKE